GATTGTCATTCGAAATACATATTAGTTAAGGCAAATCGTTCAAAATCAACAACATTTATTAAAAAATTCTTTCATTAAATATATTAATTTCTATCTTTGCAGTCCCTAAAGGGAAAAGGAGATTAAATGATTAATGGCAAAAAAACAAGTAGCAGAAAAAGAATTAGAGGCTAAAAAAGCCGAATTACAAGGTACAGACGCTCGTCTTACTGAAAAAGAAACCATTGAATCTGAAGCAGATTCATTGTCGATCGAACAGATCAAATCATCACTGGCAACACCAGATCAAGACTTTGACTGGGATGCAGACGATAAAGCTTTCGGAAAATACTCTGACGAAGACCGTAAAAAGTTTGAAGACATGTATACCGATACTTTCAATCAAATCAACCAAGGTGAAATTATCAGCGGTATTGTTGTATCAATCAACAATAAAGACGTTGTATTAAACGTAGGATTTAAATCTGACGGTTTAGTATCAACTTCTGAATTCCGTGATACTCCTGATTTGAAAATCGGTGATACAGTTGATGTATTTGTTGAAGCTCCGGAAGACGCAAATGGTCAATTAATTTTATCTCGTAAAAGAGCTAAAACTCAGAGATCTTGGGAATCTATCAACGAAGCCCTTGACAATGACAGAATCATCAACGGATTTGTTAAAAGCCGTACTAAAGGTGGTCTTATCGTTGACATCATGGGTGTTGAAGCTTTCTTACCTGGTTCTCAGATCGACATCAAACCGATCCGCGATTACGATGTTTATGTAGGTAAAACAATGGAATTCAAAGTTGTGAAAATCAACCACGAATTTAAAAACGTTGTAGTATCGCACAAAATCTTAATCGAAGACGATTTAGAAAGTCAAAAAGTTGAGATCGTATCTAAACTTGAAAAAGGTCAGGTATTAGAAGGTACTGTTAAAAACATTACTGACTTCGGTGTATTCATCGATTTAGGTGGTGTTGATGGTTTACTTCACATTACTGATATTTCTTGGGGCCGCATAGAGCATCCAAAAGAAGTATTGAGCTTAGATGAGAAAATCAACGTTGTTGTTCTTGACTTTGATGACGAGAAAAAACGTATTGCATTAGGCTTAAAACAATTAACTCCACACCCTTGGGAAAGTTTAGATACTAACCTTGTTGTTGGATCTAAAGTTAAAGGTAAAATCGTTACTGTAGCTGATTACGGTGCATTCTTAGAAATCATTCCTGGTGTTGAAGGTTTAATTCACGTATCAGAAATGTCTTGGTCTCAAAACTTACGCAGTCCACAGGAATTCCTTAAAGTTAGCGATGAAATCGAAGCTGAAGTATTAACTTTAGACAGAGAAGAACGCAAAATGAGCTTAGGTATTAAGCAATTAACTCAGGATCCTTGGCAAAATGTTGCTGAAAGATATCCAATCGGAAGCAAACATACTGCTGTAGTTAAAAACATGACTAACTTCGGTGTATTCGTGGAAATTGAAGAAGGTATTGATGGATTAATCCATATCTCTGATCTTTCATGGTCTAAAAAAGTTAACCACCCTAACGAATTCACTAAAGTTGGTGATACATTAGACGTAGTTGTTTTAGAATTAGACGTTGATAGCCGTAAATTAAGCTTAGGTCATAAACAATTAGAAGAAAACCCTTGGGATACTTTTGAAACTATCTTCACGTTAGATTCAATTCACCAGGGAACTGTTGTTAAAGTAACTGATAAAGGCGCTGTTATTGCTTTACCATATGGTGTAGAAGGTTTCGTACCAACTAAACACATGGCTAAAGAAGATGGTACTACTATCAAAGCTGAAGAAACTAATGATTTCAAAATCATCGAGTTTAACAAAGATGCTAAACGTATCGTTGTTTCTCACGCCCGTATCTGGGAAGAGGCTAAAGCTGAGGTTGCTGCTGAAGAAAGAGCTACTAAGAAAAAAGATGCTAAAGCTTCAAGCAATGCAGTTAAAAAAGTTAAAGATTCAGTTGAGAAATCAACTCTTGGTGATCTAGGTGTTCTTGCTCAATTGAAAGAACAAATGGAAGGCGAAGAAAGCAAAAACAAAGCTAAATAATCTTAAAGCTTATATATTAAAAAGAGGGTGTCCAAAAGGCACCCTCTTTTTTTATGTGGTGAAAATCACTTAATAATTTTAATGGGGTTCTTTGCTATTTCAGAAAAAGGGCATTGTCATAACAGATAGAAGTCCTTACAGGAATTTAGCCTTCAATTCAGCAGTAGGCACTATACAGCTCTCCTCCCTGCCCCAAATTGAATATCTCCGCTTTGCAATCTGATTATAAACAAAATCTCTGATAAAGCCAGGAATGATCATCAGGCCATATAACAAAGGCCATCCTCCGCTTAAATGTCTTGTAATTCGTAATGCAGCAGCAGAACGCTGATAAACCCTGCCATTTTCAAACAGGATGATACTGCTTAGTTCACTCAAAGATAATCCGAAAGGCCCAAGATATTGCTGGGCAACATCACTTTGCAGCGGGGCAAATCTAAACTGATCTTTCCGGTCTCTTTTAATGACAAATTTAACAGAACCCGTACATAAATTACAAACGCCGTCAAAAAATATGATAGAATGCTGCATAGTTCAATTTAGTCAGTTACCGGATTGCCGGCTAATGTATAGCATATATAACAGTAACGAAAAGCAATGTTAATAATTGCCGGATTGCCCTGCAACAAAAATCGCTTCATTAACATTTTTTAACAGTATTTGTTAAAAACAATGGATCAATCTCTGATATTAAATAGCTCCGGACCGATCAGCAGAAAAAAGTAATAACCATTTAGCACCAATGCAAAAAAAACAATGCCAATGCGCCGCTTCTCTGACATTAATTTCAGGTTATGAATCAAGTAATTAGCTTTATTTTATAATTAAAACGCAGAACTTCATTGAAATTAATTAAAATTGCGGGCACATAATTCAATCCGATTTTTTATATTTGCCTAATCAATTTGTCAATGCAAAAGAGAACCCTGCTAGACGGTAAAAAATTCCAAATCACAATTAAGAGACTTTGTCATCAATTAATTGAGAATCACAACGATTTTTCTAATACCGTACTCATTGGTATACAGCCCCGCGGCAGTTACTTCGCAGACAGAATCAAACAGGAACTTTCAGAAATTCTTAAAAACAAGACTATCAGAAAAGGTAATCTTGATATCACTTTCTTCAGGGATGATTTCCGTAGAAAAGATGGAATTGTTTCCGCTAACAGCAATACTATAGATTTTATCATAGAAGGATGTAATGTCGTTCTGATTGATGATGTACTATGGACAGGCCGGACCATCAGAGCTGCACTCGATGCATTGCTCGCTTTTGGCAGGCCAGCCAAAGTTGAACTTCTGGTCTTAATTGACAGAAGATTCTCAAGACATGTACCTATTGAACCTGATTACATCGGGCAACAGGTAGATAGCCTGGATTCTCAAATGGTAAAGGTAAGCTGGAAAGAGACAGAAGGAGAAGACAAAGTAATATTATTATCAGACCGAAATAAATAAGAAATGGCAGCAGAAAAACTATCAACACGACATCTTTTAGGCATTAAAGATATTACCCTGAATGATATTGAATTGATTTTTGAGACTGCAGATAATTTCAAAGGTGTCATTAACAGACCGATTAAGAAAGTTCCTTCCCTGCGTGATATAACCATCGCAAATATCTTTTTCGAAAACTCTACCCGTACCAAACTTTCATTCGAACTGGCAGAAAAAAGACTTTCAGCGGATGTGATTAATTTCGCAGCTTCCTCTTCTTCAGTAAGCAAGGGAGAGACCCTGATTGATACAGTAAATAATATTCTGGCCATGAAAGTGGATATGGTTGTCATGAGACATCCTTATGCCGGCGCCGGCGTATTTCTGAGTAAACATATCAATGCACAGATTGTAAATGCAGGAGATGGGGCACATGAGCATCCTACCCAGGCTTTACTTGATGCTTATTCGATCCGCGAGAAATTAGGGGACGTAAGAGGCAAAAAAGTAGTTATTGCCGGAGATATTCTGCACTCAAGAGTAGCTATTTCAAACATACTCTGTCTGCAAAAACTGGGTGCTGAAGTTATGGTTTGCGGTCCGACCACCCTGATTCCAAAACATATTGGCAGCCTGGGCGTAAAAGTAGAACATGACCTGATTAAAGCCTTAAACTGGTGTGATGTAGCAAATATGCTGCGTATACAGCTGGAAAGACAGGACATTAAATATTTCCCTTCCTTAAGAGAATATGCGATGATGTATGGTCTGAATAAGCAGATTCTTGATAATCTGGATAAAGAAATTATTGTGATGCATCCCGGTCCTATTAACAGAGGTGTAGAGATTACCAGTGATGTAGCTGACAGTAAACAATCCATTATTCTGGACCAGGTAGAAAATGGAGTAGCTATCCGAATGGCTGTACTTTATCTCCTTGCATCTCAGAGAGATTAGTCCTCATTCCTTTTCTTTTATACCATTCCCGCTAAATTAGCGTTAAACAGTGTTATCAACACTTGTTAACTTCTTATGTTAATAAGACACTTTACAATATTTATATTAGCAGCAACCATATTTGAAATCATTGCAACCATCATGAACTTACTGCGATCAAAAGGGCTCATGTTAGTTTCATAACCGCTTAAAGAAATTAAACACCAATGAAGAAAAAATACTTTTTTATTCCGCTTTTATTAGCTGGTAACCTTACCGCAGGTTATGCGCAGGTAAGTGCGCTAGTAAACCTCAATAAAAACTATCAGACTGGCCTTGAATTACTTCAAAACGAAAAGTATGTCGCTGCAGCTCAACAATTCAGATTGGTTGAACAGTTAAGACAAAAGCCAGGAACTGCTCAGGAAAGTAATGCTGAGCTTTCTTTATTAAAAGAAAATGCGAAGTTTTATGCTGCTGTCTGTGCTTTGGAATTAGGGAACCGGGATGCAGAAAGCCTGTTTCAAACCTTCATTAAAGATTACCCTTTAAATCCTAACACCAAATTAGCTTACTTCCATGTAGGTAAATCTTACTTTGCACAAAAAAACTATCAGAAAGCACTGGACTGGTTTGAAAAAACTGATCCTTCTACCCTTTCTCAGAAACAAAGAACAGAATACCAGTTCAAACAGGGATACTCCTACTTTGAGCTGAAAAACATAGAGAAAGCAGAACCATTATTTGAAGCAGTAAAAAAAGTTGACGGTCCTTTCCAGGAAAGTGCAACCTACTATTTTGCCTATATCAATTATCTGAACAAAGAATATAAAACAGCGCTGAGTAACTTTGAAAAACTAAAAGGTTCTAAAACTTACGAAGCAAGTTATCCTTATTACATCACCTCGATGTATTACCTGGATGAACGCTATGATGATGTCATCAATTATGCTGTTCCAATATTAAAAGATACCAAACAGCAATTTGAAGCAGAAATGCTTAGTTTGATAGCAGCCTCTTATTTTGCCAAATCTGATTATAAAAATGCGGCATTGTATTTCAGTGATTTTTACACAAAAAGCGGAACTGCCAAAACTAAAAATAATCTCTTCATTTATCAGTACGGTTATTCCCTGTTTGAGCTGGGTATGTACAGAGAATCGGTAGGTATTTTAGAGCAGTTAACAGCTGATGATGTATATCTTCAAAGCGGAATGCACACTCTTGGACGTGCTTTCATCAAATTAGGTGATAAATCAAAAGCGAGAAGTGCTTTCTTCCGTGCGTCACGTCTTGAGTTTGATAAGGTAACTCAGGAAGATGCCTGGATCAATTATGCCAGATTAAGTTATGAACTTGACTTTAATCAGCAGGCTTTAGAATCTACACAGAGTTTCTTAAAACAATTCCCTGGTTCACGTAAAGTCAACGAGGCAAAAACATTATTAGGTGAGATTCTGCTGACCAGCAAAAACTACCAGGCGGCGATAGATATCTTAGATCCTATCCCGAATAAATCACCTGAAGCTAAAGAGGCTTATCAGAAAGTACTATATTTCAGAGGTCTGGAATTTTATAATGAACGTGCTTTCCCAAATGCACTTTCTATGTTTCAACGCTCAAATGCACTTCCAAGCGACGCTGAAATCCATGCATTAAGTACTTACTGGATGGCTGAGGCAATGTATGAACTGCGTAAATACGGTGAAGCGGTAAAGACATTCGAGAAATTCCTTGCCATGCCTGATGCAGATAAAACCAAAGTATATAATTTTGCTAATTATGCATTGGCTTATTCAGCTTTCGAAGATGAAAAATATGCAAAGGCAGCAACTTATTTTGAACGTTTCCTGAATGGAAATGATAAAGACAAAAATACAGTAGTTGATGCAACCATGCGATTAGCGGATTCATATTTTGTCAGCAAAAGTTATGGAAATGCATTAACTTATTACAACAGGATTATTGCCGACAGATCAACCGGTGAAGACTATGCTTTGTTCCAGAGAGGAATGATTCAGGGATTACAGGGACAGGACGATACAAAGATCGCTACAATGGGAAGTCTGCTGCAACAATTCCCTTCTTCAAACTACGCAGATGATGCTGGTTTTGAAATCGCTTATACCTATTTCAATAAAGGTGATCTGGACAGATCAAGAACTGATCTTACCGCTTTAATTGCGAAATATCCTAACAGCAGTTATGTACCAAGAGCATTGGTTACTATCGGACTTGTACAGTATAATCAGGATAAAGATGAAGAAGCACTGGCAACGTTCAAAAAGGTAATCAATGATTACGCAAGTACAGAAGAAGCAAAACAGGCTTTGGAGTCCATCAAAAATATCTATGTTGACCGCGGTGACGCCAATGGCTTTATTGCCTATGCGAATACCACACCAATTGGTAATTACACGGTAGCAGAACAGGATAATATTGTTTTCCAGGCCGCAAAAAACAGATATCTGAAAGGTGATGCACAGGGAACGGTAGAAAGTATCAATGCATACTTTGATAAATACCCGAAAGCTATACATGCCAAGGAAGCTAAGTTTATGAGAGCGGAATCGCTGGTTAAACTGAATCGTCCGGATGAAGCTGTGCCTGATTATGAATTTATCCTGAATGACTGGACAAGCGATTATACAGAACGTTCACTGGTAAGTATTTCTAAATTATTCCTGGCTCAGAAAAAGTACAATGAAGCTATCGTTTATCTGAAAAGACTGGAAACCACTGCAGATTACAAAGCGCATTACTCCTTTGCAATTAACAACCTGCTTAAAGCCTACACTGCTTTAAACATGCCGGATGACATACTTAAATATGTGCTTCTGACCAAAGAATCTGACAAAGCTTCTGAAGAAGAGGTAAACAGTGCAGATCTGTATGCAGGTAAAGCTTATTTATTGAAAGCAGATACAACCATGGCAGTAAAAGCCTTTACCAATGTAGTGGGTA
This portion of the Pedobacter lusitanus genome encodes:
- the rpsA gene encoding 30S ribosomal protein S1, producing MAKKQVAEKELEAKKAELQGTDARLTEKETIESEADSLSIEQIKSSLATPDQDFDWDADDKAFGKYSDEDRKKFEDMYTDTFNQINQGEIISGIVVSINNKDVVLNVGFKSDGLVSTSEFRDTPDLKIGDTVDVFVEAPEDANGQLILSRKRAKTQRSWESINEALDNDRIINGFVKSRTKGGLIVDIMGVEAFLPGSQIDIKPIRDYDVYVGKTMEFKVVKINHEFKNVVVSHKILIEDDLESQKVEIVSKLEKGQVLEGTVKNITDFGVFIDLGGVDGLLHITDISWGRIEHPKEVLSLDEKINVVVLDFDDEKKRIALGLKQLTPHPWESLDTNLVVGSKVKGKIVTVADYGAFLEIIPGVEGLIHVSEMSWSQNLRSPQEFLKVSDEIEAEVLTLDREERKMSLGIKQLTQDPWQNVAERYPIGSKHTAVVKNMTNFGVFVEIEEGIDGLIHISDLSWSKKVNHPNEFTKVGDTLDVVVLELDVDSRKLSLGHKQLEENPWDTFETIFTLDSIHQGTVVKVTDKGAVIALPYGVEGFVPTKHMAKEDGTTIKAEETNDFKIIEFNKDAKRIVVSHARIWEEAKAEVAAEERATKKKDAKASSNAVKKVKDSVEKSTLGDLGVLAQLKEQMEGEESKNKAK
- a CDS encoding thiol-disulfide oxidoreductase DCC family protein, translated to MQHSIIFFDGVCNLCTGSVKFVIKRDRKDQFRFAPLQSDVAQQYLGPFGLSLSELSSIILFENGRVYQRSAAALRITRHLSGGWPLLYGLMIIPGFIRDFVYNQIAKRRYSIWGREESCIVPTAELKAKFL
- the pyrR gene encoding bifunctional pyr operon transcriptional regulator/uracil phosphoribosyltransferase PyrR yields the protein MQKRTLLDGKKFQITIKRLCHQLIENHNDFSNTVLIGIQPRGSYFADRIKQELSEILKNKTIRKGNLDITFFRDDFRRKDGIVSANSNTIDFIIEGCNVVLIDDVLWTGRTIRAALDALLAFGRPAKVELLVLIDRRFSRHVPIEPDYIGQQVDSLDSQMVKVSWKETEGEDKVILLSDRNK
- a CDS encoding aspartate carbamoyltransferase catalytic subunit, yielding MAAEKLSTRHLLGIKDITLNDIELIFETADNFKGVINRPIKKVPSLRDITIANIFFENSTRTKLSFELAEKRLSADVINFAASSSSVSKGETLIDTVNNILAMKVDMVVMRHPYAGAGVFLSKHINAQIVNAGDGAHEHPTQALLDAYSIREKLGDVRGKKVVIAGDILHSRVAISNILCLQKLGAEVMVCGPTTLIPKHIGSLGVKVEHDLIKALNWCDVANMLRIQLERQDIKYFPSLREYAMMYGLNKQILDNLDKEIIVMHPGPINRGVEITSDVADSKQSIILDQVENGVAIRMAVLYLLASQRD
- a CDS encoding tetratricopeptide repeat protein, with product MKKKYFFIPLLLAGNLTAGYAQVSALVNLNKNYQTGLELLQNEKYVAAAQQFRLVEQLRQKPGTAQESNAELSLLKENAKFYAAVCALELGNRDAESLFQTFIKDYPLNPNTKLAYFHVGKSYFAQKNYQKALDWFEKTDPSTLSQKQRTEYQFKQGYSYFELKNIEKAEPLFEAVKKVDGPFQESATYYFAYINYLNKEYKTALSNFEKLKGSKTYEASYPYYITSMYYLDERYDDVINYAVPILKDTKQQFEAEMLSLIAASYFAKSDYKNAALYFSDFYTKSGTAKTKNNLFIYQYGYSLFELGMYRESVGILEQLTADDVYLQSGMHTLGRAFIKLGDKSKARSAFFRASRLEFDKVTQEDAWINYARLSYELDFNQQALESTQSFLKQFPGSRKVNEAKTLLGEILLTSKNYQAAIDILDPIPNKSPEAKEAYQKVLYFRGLEFYNERAFPNALSMFQRSNALPSDAEIHALSTYWMAEAMYELRKYGEAVKTFEKFLAMPDADKTKVYNFANYALAYSAFEDEKYAKAATYFERFLNGNDKDKNTVVDATMRLADSYFVSKSYGNALTYYNRIIADRSTGEDYALFQRGMIQGLQGQDDTKIATMGSLLQQFPSSNYADDAGFEIAYTYFNKGDLDRSRTDLTALIAKYPNSSYVPRALVTIGLVQYNQDKDEEALATFKKVINDYASTEEAKQALESIKNIYVDRGDANGFIAYANTTPIGNYTVAEQDNIVFQAAKNRYLKGDAQGTVESINAYFDKYPKAIHAKEAKFMRAESLVKLNRPDEAVPDYEFILNDWTSDYTERSLVSISKLFLAQKKYNEAIVYLKRLETTADYKAHYSFAINNLLKAYTALNMPDDILKYVLLTKESDKASEEEVNSADLYAGKAYLLKADTTMAVKAFTNVVGKTKTLAAAEAKYTLAEIQYNKHDYKTSQKTCFDLVNNMPSYDYWVAKAFILLADNYVALKDKLQAKSTLLSIIDNYDGKDEIVATAKEKLEKIK